A window of Terriglobia bacterium genomic DNA:
GCAGGCCGCAGAGCAGAAGCGGCTCCACGCCGCCCAGGCCACCGACACCACGCCCGCCGCCGTGCGCCGCGACCTGGAGCGCAGCCTTCGTTCGCTGCGCCGCGCCGTCGCGCGGCTCACCGTCGAGGCGGTCAAAATCATCCGGCAGGACCCGGACCTCAAGCTGCGCTTCGATCTGCTCACGAGCGCCAAGGGCATCGGCGAGACCAGCGCCATTGCCTTGCTGGCCGAGTTGGCCGTGGCGCCGCAAGGTCTCGACGTCCGGCAACTGGTGGCCTATGCCGGCCTGGATCCCCGCGAGCATTCCTCGGGCAGCTCCGTGCATAAAAAACCGCGCATCAGCAAACACGGCAATGTCCACCTGCGCCGCGCCCTCTACATGCCCGCCTTGGTCGCCATCCGGCATCAGCCCAACCTGCGCGCCTTCTATGAGCATCTGCGAACCCGCGGCAAAGCCAGGATGGTCGCCTTGGTCGCCGTTATGCGTAAACTGCTTCACGCCATCTTCGGCATGTTCAAACACCAAGCCGCCTTCGACGGCCACAAGCTGTACCCGCTCCCCGCAGCGCAAATTTCCACAGCAGAGGCCGCCGCCTAATGCAAAAAAGAAAAGATTCCT
This region includes:
- a CDS encoding IS110 family transposase → MYGIHGVYGLDLALALARSGIEVMVANPRAARHFATALMQRSKNDRLDARVLLEFAKRMPFQAWTPPRPLVLQLHALSRRLEALKDTQAAEQKRLHAAQATDTTPAAVRRDLERSLRSLRRAVARLTVEAVKIIRQDPDLKLRFDLLTSAKGIGETSAIALLAELAVAPQGLDVRQLVAYAGLDPREHSSGSSVHKKPRISKHGNVHLRRALYMPALVAIRHQPNLRAFYEHLRTRGKARMVALVAVMRKLLHAIFGMFKHQAAFDGHKLYPLPAAQISTAEAAA